Below is a window of Streptomyces sp. ITFR-16 DNA.
AGGACAAGAAGGTCACCTCGCTCTCGGGAGGCCAGCGCAAGCGCGTCTCCGTGGCGCTGGAGCTGCTCACCAAGCCGTCGCTGATCTTCCTGGACGAGCCGACCTCCGGCCTCGACCCGGGCATGGACCGCGATGTCATGCAGCTGCTGCGCGGCCTGGCCGACGACGGCCGTACCGTCCTCGTGGTCACGCACTCGGTCGCCGAGCTGGCCATCTGCGACAAGCTCCTGGTGATGGCGCCCGGCGGTGCCGTGGCCTACTTCGGCCCGCCGGAGGAGGCGCTGAACTTCTTCGGCTACACCACCTGGGCCGACGTCTTCTCCGCGTTCGAGAACTACCGCGACTACGACTGGGCGGGCCGCTGGCGCGGTTCGCAGCACTACCAGATGTACGCCGCCGACATCGACGCCGTCGCCGCACAGTCCGTACACATGCCGCCGCCGCAGCAGATGCGCCCGCCGAAGCCGCAGGGCTGGATGGCGCAGCTGTGGACGCTGATGCGCCGCTATGTCTCGGTGATCGCGTCCGACAAGGGCTTCATGGGCCTGATGGTGATCCTCCCGGCGGTGCTCGGCATCGTCAGCGTGGTCATCCCCGCCGACTTCGGCCTGGCGCCGCCCAAGCCGCCGTCCCGGTTCAACGGAGACGCCGGAACGATCATGCTGATCCTCGCGGTCGGCATGTGCTTCTCCGGCGCGGCCAACTCCGTACGAGAGCTGATCAAGGAACGGGTCATCTACGAACGGGAACGGGCCACCGGCCTCTCCCGCTCGGCCTATCTGATGTCCAAGGTCATTGTGCTCGGTGTGATCACGGCCATCCAGGGCGTCATCATCTGCGGCATCGGCTTCGCCACCCGCGACCTGCCCGCCGAGGGCCTGATCATGCCGCCGGCGGTCGAGCTCTGCCTGACGATCATCGCGCTCGGCTTCACCTCGATGATGTTCGGCCTGGTGATCTCCTCGCTGGTGAAGACCGCCGAGAAGACCATGCCGCTGCTGGTCATGTTCGCGATCGTCCAGGTCGTCTTCACCGGCATCCTCTTCCAGGTGTACGGCTCGCCGGGCCTGGAGCAGTTCGCCTGGCTGATGCCCTCGCGCTGGGCCATCGCGGGCGCCGGTACGACGCTCGACCTGGCCCACCTCATGCCGCCGTGGGACCCGAAGAACCCCACGGACCTGGACCCGCTGTGGGAGCACTCGGTCGGCCAGTGGGCGACCGACATCTCGGTGCTGCTCTTCCTCGGCATCATCTGCGGAGTGGCGGTCGCCCGGCTGCTGCGCCGCCACGAGCCCGAGGTCATGCGCAAGTAACGGGCCCGGATCGCGCCGCAGGGCGGCACCCCGCACGGGGGTGCCGCCCTTTGGCGTCGTGTCGTCTCGCGGGGGACGGCCGCGGATCAGTACGCGCTGTTGACGTTGTCGATCGAGCCGTACTTGTCGGCGGCGTAGTTGGCCGACGCGGTGATGTTGGCGACCGGGTCGTACTGGGTGTGGGGGGTACCGCTGACGTGGTACGCGTCGAACGTCGGCTTGATGATCTGGAGCAGACCGATCGACGGGACGCCGTTGATGGCGTTGATGTCCCAGTCGTTGATGGCGTTCGGGTTGCCGCTGGACTCCCGCATGATGTTGCGGTGCAGGCCGTCGTAGCTGCCCGGGATGCCCTTGGCCTTCATGATGGCCAGGGACTCCTTGATCCAGCCGTCCAGGTTGTTCGAGAAGACGCGGGTGCGGGCCTCGGAACGGCTGGCGGCCTGGTGGCCGCGCTTGGCGGCGGCCTTGCGGGCCTTCGCCTTGGCGTGCGCACGGGCCTTGGCCTTCGCCTTCTTGGCCTTCGCCTTGGCGTGTGCCTCGGCCTTCTTCTTCGCCGCGGTGGCCTTCTTGGCCTTCGCGGCGTCGGCGGCCTTGACCAGCTGCTCGGCGGTCGAGTGCTGCTCGATGATGCTGTTCTGGATGGTCTTGGCCTGCGGGGTGCCGGCGGCGGACGCGAAGACCACCGGGGCGGCGGAGAGTGCCTGAGGCTCGGTCTCGGCCTCGGCGTTACCGGGCACCAGGGACAAGGAGAGTGCAGCGGCGGCGACGGCGGAGACGCCGGCGACGGAGAGCTTCTGGGTCTTGTTCAGGCGTCGGAGACGGCCGGGAATGCTGGACGCGGTCATATCAGGCGTACCTCTTCGAATCGCGGAAGTCCTCACGGAGGACGAAGACGGGAGGCGGCTTCGCATCTCCGTCGGGGACGAGAGCAATTCTTAGCGGCAGCAAAATGCCGTGGCAAAGGTGTGACGTACGAAGCCGGGTAGTGGAACCGGGGTGACGTCCTGGGTGGATTTGGGTGGTCATGCCCACCCAAATCGCCCTTATTGGTCCACTAGGCGGCTTCGTAAGTGACGTGGGCCCTATGTGCGGCCTCACATCGGGGACGTAACAGTCTCACCATCCGTTGCTTCAGCAATGCGGACTGTGAGGTTCCGGTATGGGTCCCGCAGCCCGGTCCGCACCGGCGGCCTCCCCGGGCAGCAGCAGATGGACGTCCCCGAACTCGTGCCAGAGATAGCGGTGGCTCAGCGCCTGCCCGTACCCCCGGCTCAGCGCCTCCCCGCCCGCGACCGCCTCCAGCATCAGCAGATGCGAGGCGCGCGGCTCGTGCAGCCCGGTCAGCAGTCCGTCCACCGCCCGAACCCCCCGCTGCGGCGTCACCACCAGATCCGTCCAGCCCGAGGCCGCCCGCACCACCCCGTCCGGCCCGGCCGAGGACTCCAGCGCCCGCACCGCCGTCGTCCCCACCGCGATCACCCGGCCACCGCCCGCCCGGGCCGCGTTCACCAGCCACGCCGTCGTCGCGGGCACCTCGAAACGCTCCGGATACGGCGGCTCGTACGCCTCCGCCGATGCCACCCCCGTATGCAGCGTCAGCGGCGCGAACTGCACACCCCGGCTCACCAGCTCCGCCACCAGGCCCGCCGTGAACGGCCGGGCCGCGCTCGGCATCTCCGCCGAACCGCTCCCGTCGGCCGAGGGCAGCGCGAACACCGTCTGGTACGCCGAGAGCGGCTGGTCCCGCTCCGTGTACCCGTAGCGGATCGGCCGCCCGTACCGCCGCAGCAGCCCCGGCACATCGGCCGACGCCCGCGCCCACCACAGCCGGGCCCCCACGCCCCCGCCCGCCACCGGCTCCGACAGCACCAGCCGCGCGCCGCCCGGCAGCCGGACCGCAGCCCCCGCGGGCCCGCCCGGGCGCGGCAGCGTCGCCCCCGCCCCGTCCGGCCGCCGCAGCTCCACCGACCAGCGCCCGTCCTCGCCCCGCGTCGAGAAGTGCACCACCACCCGCTCACCGGCCACCCGCCCGTTCACCGCGGCGGCCAGCGTCGGCGAGGTGTTGACCACCAGCACATCCCCGGCCCGCAGCTGCTCCGGCAGCTCCCGGAACGCGTGGTGCGAGACCTCCCGCCCCCGCGAGACCATCAGCCGTACGTCGTCCCGCCCGGCGCCCCGCTGCTCGGCCGGCACCCGCGCCGACAGCTCGGCG
It encodes the following:
- a CDS encoding FHA domain-containing protein is translated as MGRGVPELVLELNGRTWTLDPSRSYTLGRDPQGDMTIDDARVSWRHATISWNGRSWSIEDHGSTNGTYVQGQRIHQLEIGPGSAVNLGNATDGPRLSLSGAGAGAGAYSAQAAAGAQAPAPPQQQPQQGGPGWQQPAQQPQQAWQQNPQAPQQPHVPQQQGMAPAPHGGGPGGAAGAPPVYGDRSPTTFHQLALGRVMRIGRALENELVVSDLQVSRHHAEFHATPDGRFEIRDLGSHNGTYVNGQPLSKSGSALIGPNDIVGVGHSTFRLVGDRLEEFVDTGEVSFAARHLTVTVDGGKQILKDVSFGVPEKSLIGVIGPSGSGKSTLLKALTGYRPANQGDVLYDNRNLYKQFAELRQRIGLVPQDDILHKELTVTRALKYAAKLRFPADTTEAERQARIHEVLAELKLDIHKDKKVTSLSGGQRKRVSVALELLTKPSLIFLDEPTSGLDPGMDRDVMQLLRGLADDGRTVLVVTHSVAELAICDKLLVMAPGGAVAYFGPPEEALNFFGYTTWADVFSAFENYRDYDWAGRWRGSQHYQMYAADIDAVAAQSVHMPPPQQMRPPKPQGWMAQLWTLMRRYVSVIASDKGFMGLMVILPAVLGIVSVVIPADFGLAPPKPPSRFNGDAGTIMLILAVGMCFSGAANSVRELIKERVIYERERATGLSRSAYLMSKVIVLGVITAIQGVIICGIGFATRDLPAEGLIMPPAVELCLTIIALGFTSMMFGLVISSLVKTAEKTMPLLVMFAIVQVVFTGILFQVYGSPGLEQFAWLMPSRWAIAGAGTTLDLAHLMPPWDPKNPTDLDPLWEHSVGQWATDISVLLFLGIICGVAVARLLRRHEPEVMRK
- a CDS encoding transglycosylase SLT domain-containing protein: MTASSIPGRLRRLNKTQKLSVAGVSAVAAAALSLSLVPGNAEAETEPQALSAAPVVFASAAGTPQAKTIQNSIIEQHSTAEQLVKAADAAKAKKATAAKKKAEAHAKAKAKKAKAKARAHAKAKARKAAAKRGHQAASRSEARTRVFSNNLDGWIKESLAIMKAKGIPGSYDGLHRNIMRESSGNPNAINDWDINAINGVPSIGLLQIIKPTFDAYHVSGTPHTQYDPVANITASANYAADKYGSIDNVNSAY
- a CDS encoding S-adenosylmethionine:tRNA ribosyltransferase-isomerase; this translates as MTALDALRVPAELSARVPAEQRGAGRDDVRLMVSRGREVSHHAFRELPEQLRAGDVLVVNTSPTLAAAVNGRVAGERVVVHFSTRGEDGRWSVELRRPDGAGATLPRPGGPAGAAVRLPGGARLVLSEPVAGGGVGARLWWARASADVPGLLRRYGRPIRYGYTERDQPLSAYQTVFALPSADGSGSAEMPSAARPFTAGLVAELVSRGVQFAPLTLHTGVASAEAYEPPYPERFEVPATTAWLVNAARAGGGRVIAVGTTAVRALESSAGPDGVVRAASGWTDLVVTPQRGVRAVDGLLTGLHEPRASHLLMLEAVAGGEALSRGYGQALSHRYLWHEFGDVHLLLPGEAAGADRAAGPIPEPHSPHC